One segment of Kogia breviceps isolate mKogBre1 chromosome 14, mKogBre1 haplotype 1, whole genome shotgun sequence DNA contains the following:
- the NTN3 gene encoding netrin-3 yields MPGWPWGLLLAAGTLSAALSPRPPGPADPCHDEAGAPRGCVPGLVNAALGREVLASSTCGRPATRACDASDPRRAHPAALLTSAGGTTSPVCWRSESLTQVPLNVTLTVPLGKAFELVFVSLRFCSAPPTSVALLKSQDHGRSWTPLGFFSSRCGLDYGRVPAPDDGPAGLGPEALCFPEPQAQPDGGGLLAFSVQDGSPPGLNLDSSPVLQDWVTATDIQVVLTRPTMLGDTRDTTAMVPYSYSATELQVGGRCKCNGHASRCLLDTQGHLICDCRHGTEGPDCGRCKPFYCDRPWQRATAREAHACLACSCNGHARRCRFNMELYRLSGRRSGGVCLNCRHNTAGRHCHYCQEGFYRDPGRALSDRRACRACDCHPVGAAGKTCNQTTGQCPCKDGVTGLTCNRCAPGFQQSRSPVAPCVKTPVPGPTEESSPVEPQDCDLHCKPTRGSYRISLKKFCRKDYAVQVAVRARGEARGSWTRFPVAVLAVFRSGEERARRGSSALWVPARDAACGCPRLLPDRRYLLLGGGPGAAAGGPDGRGPGLSAARGSLVLPWRDAWTRRLRRLQRRERRGRCGAA; encoded by the exons ATGCCCGGCTGGCCCTGGGGGCTGCTGCTGGCCGCGGGCACGCTCTCGGCCGCGCTGAGTCCGAGGCCGCCGGGGCCCGCCGACCCCTGCCATGACGAGGCGGGCGCGCCCCGCGGTTGCGTGCCCGGCCTGGTGAACGCGGCCTTGGGCCGCGAGGTGCTGGCGTCCAGCACGTGCGGGCGGCCGGCCACGCGGGCCTGCGACGCTTCGGACCCGCGGCGGGCACACCCCGCCGCCCTCCTGACCTCCGCAGGGGGCACCACAAGCCCGGTGTGCTGGCGTTCGGAATCGCTGACGCAGGTGCCCCTCAACGTGACCCTCACAGTGCCCCTCGGCAAGGCTTTTGAGCTGGTGTTCGTGAGCCTGCGCTTCTGCTCTGCACCCCCCACTTCGGTGGCCCTGCTCAAGTCGCAGGACCATGGCCGAAGCTGGACCCCACTGGGCTTCTTCTCCTCCCGCTGTGGCCTGGACTATGGCCGTGTGCCTGCCCCTGACGATGGCCCAGCTGGTCTGGGGCCCGAAGCTCTGTGCTTCCCTgagccccaggcccagcctgATGGGGGTGGCCTTCTGGCCTTCAGCGTGCAGGACGGCAGCCCGCCAGGCCTGAATCTAGACAGCAGCCCGGTGCTCCAAGACTGGGTGACCGCCACAGACATTCAAGTAGTGCTCACAAGGCCTACCATGCTGGGGGACACGAGAGACACCACAGCCATGGTCCCTTACTCTTACTCAGCCACTGAACTCCAGGTGGGCGGGCGCTGCAAGTGCAATGGGCATGCCTCCAGGTGCCTGCTGGACACCCAGGGCCATCTGATCTGCGACTGCCGGCATGGCACCGAGGGCCCTGACTGCGGCCGCTGCAAGCCCTTCTACTGCGACAGGCCATGGCAGCGGGCCACGGCCCGGGAAGCCCATGCCTGCCTTG CTTGCTCCTGCAATGGCCATGCCCGCCGCTGCCGCTTCAACATGGAGCTGTACAGACTGTCTGGCCGCCGCAGTGGAGGTGTCTGCCTCAACTGCCGGCATAATACCGCCGGCCGGCACTGCCACTACTGCCAGGAGGGCTTCTATCGAGACCCAGGCCGTGCCCTGAGTGACCGCCGCGCTTGTAGGG CCTGTGACTGTCACCCTGTTGGTGCTGCTGGCAAAACCTGCAACCAGACCACAGGCCAGTGTCCCTGCAAGGATGGCGTCACTGGCCTCACCTGCAACCGCTGTGCCCCTGGCTTCCAGCAGAGCCGCTCTCCAGTGGCACCCTGCGTTA AGACCCCGGTCCCTGGACCCACTGAGGAGAGCAGCCCTGTGGAGCCCCAGG ACTGCGACTTGCACTGCAAACCTACCCGTGGCAGCTACCGCATCAGCTTGAAGAAGTTCTGCAGGAAGGACTACG CGGTGCAGGTGGCGGTGCGCGCGCGCGGCGAGGCGCGCGGCTCCTGGACGCGCTTCCCGGTGGCCGTGCTCGCCGTGTTCCGGAGCGGCGAGGAGCGCGCGCGGCGCGGGAGCAGCGCGCTGTGGGTGCCTGCGCGGGACGCCGCCTGCGGCTGCCCGCGCCTACTACCCGACCGCCGCTACCTGCTGCTGGGGGGCGGGCCGGGGGCCGCGGCCGGGGGTCCCGACGGCCGGGGGCCCGGGCTCAGCGCCGCCCGCGGGAGCCTCGTGTTGCCCTGGCGGGATGCGTGGACGAGGCGCCTTCGGAGGCTGCAGAGGCGCGAGCGGCGGGGGCGCTGCGGGGCGGCCTGA
- the TBC1D24 gene encoding TBC1 domain family member 24 isoform X3, with translation MDSPGYNCFVDRAKMDATIQDLGPKELSCTELQELKQLARQGYWAHSYTLRGKVYQRLIRDIPCRTVTPDASVYSDIIGKIVGKHSSGSLPLPEFVDNTQVPSYCLNTRGEGAVRKILLCIANQFPDVSFCPALPAVVALLLHYSIDEAECFEKACRILACNDPSKKLIDQSFLAFESSCMTFGDLVNKYCQAAHKLMVAVSEDVLQVYADWQRWLFGELPLNYFARVFDVFLVEGYKVLYRVALAILKFFHKVRAGQPLESDNVKQDIRTFVKDIAKTVSPEKLLEKAFAIRLFSRKEIQLLQMANEKALKQKGITVKQKRQFVHLAVHAENFHSEIVGVKEMRDIWSWVPERFALCQPLLLFSSLQHGYSLTRFYFQCEGHEPTLLLIKTTQKEVCGAYLSTDWSERNKFGGKLGFFGTGECFVFRLQPEVQRYEWVVIKHPELTKPVSLESTTILSSPCHSVSSDPADRLSPFLAARHFNLPSKTESLFMAGGNDCLIIGGGGGQALYIDGDLNRGRTGHCDTFNNQPLCSENFLIAAVEAWGFQDPDTQ, from the exons ATGGACTCCCCGGGCTACAACTGCTTTGTGGACAGAGCTAAGATGGATGCCACTATCCAGGACCTGGGGCCCAAGGAGCTGAGCTGCACCGAGCTGCAGGAGCTGAAGCAGCTGGCGCGCCAGGGCTACTGGGCCCACAGCTACACCCTGCGGGGGAAGGTGTACCAGCGCCTGATCCGGGACATCCCCTGCCGCACGGTCACACCAGATGCCAGCGTGTACAGTGACATCATCGGCAAGATCGTGGGCAAGCACAGCAGTGGCAGCCTGCCCTTGCCCGAGTTTGTGGACAACACGCAGGTGCCCAGCTACTGCCTGAATACAAGGGGTGAGGGCGCCGTACGTAAGATCCTGCTGTGCATCGCCAACCAATTCCCTGATGTCTCCTTCTGCCCCGCGCTGCCTGCGGTCGTGGCCTTGCTGCTCCACTACAGCATCGACGAGGCCGAGTGCTTCGAGAAGGCCTGCCGCATCCTGGCCTGCAACGACCCCAGCAAGAAGCTAATCGACCAGAGCTTCCTGGCCTTCGAGTCTTCCTGCATGACGTTTGGGGACCTGGTGAACAAGTACTGCCAGGCAGCCCACAAGCTGATGGTGGCCGTTTCAGAGGACGTCCTGCAGGTCTATGCGGACTGGCAGCGCTGGCTGTTCGGGGAGCTGCCCCTCAACTACTTTGCTCGCGTCTTTGACGTCTTCCTGGTGGAAGGTTACAAGGTGCTGTACCGCGTGGCACTGGCAATCCTCAAATTCTTCCACAAGGTGAGAGCTGGGCAGCCGCTGGAATCAGACAACGTGAAGCAGGACATCCGCACCTTTGTCAAGGACATTGCCAAGACTGTGTCTCCTGAGAAGCTGCTGGAGAAAGCGTTTGCTATCCGCCTCTTTTCTCGGAAGGAGATTCAGCTCCTGCAGATGGCCAATGAGAAAGCTCTGAAGCAGAAGGGCATCACCGTCAAGCAGAAGAG ACAGTTTGTGCACCTGGCTGTTCACGCAGAGAACTTCCACTCAGAGATCGTCGGTGTGAAGGAGATGAGAGACATCTGGTCATGGGTCCCTGAGCGGTTCGCCCTCTGCCAGCCCCTCCTGCTCTTCTCTTCGCTGCAGCACGGGTACAGCCTGACCAG GTTCTATTTCCAGTGTGAAGGACACGAGCCCACCCTCCTGCTCATCAAGACCACACAAAAGGAG GTGTGTGGAGCTTACCTGTCAACAGACTGGAGTGAGAGAAACAAGTTTGGAGGCAAGCTGGGCTTCTTTGGGACCGGAGAATGCTTCGTGTTTAGG CTGCAGCCCGAGGTCCAGCGCTATGAGTGGGTGGTCATCAAACACCCGGAGCTGACCAAGCCTGTGTCCTTGGAGTCtaccaccattctgtcttcgCCCTGCCACTCTGTGTCCTCAGACCCTGCTGACCGCCTCTCGCCATTCCTGGCTGCTCGACACTTCAATCTGCCCTCCAAGACGGAGTCCTTGTTCATGGCTGGGGGCAATGACTGCCTCATCATAG GTGGAGGGGGAGGCCAGGCACTCTACATCGATGGGGACCTGAACCGGGGCCGCACGGGCCACTGCGACACTTTCAACAACCAGCCCCTCTGCTCTGAGAACTTCCTCATCGCTGCCGTGGAGGCCTGGGGCTTCCAAGACCCTGACACCCAGTGA
- the TBC1D24 gene encoding TBC1 domain family member 24 isoform X4 yields MDSPGYNCFVDRAKMDATIQDLGPKELSCTELQELKQLARQGYWAHSYTLRGKVYQRLIRDIPCRTVTPDASVYSDIIGKIVGKHSSGSLPLPEFVDNTQVPSYCLNTRGEGAVRKILLCIANQFPDVSFCPALPAVVALLLHYSIDEAECFEKACRILACNDPSKKLIDQSFLAFESSCMTFGDLVNKYCQAAHKLMVAVSEDVLQVYADWQRWLFGELPLNYFARVFDVFLVEGYKVLYRVALAILKFFHKVRAGQPLESDNVKQDIRTFVKDIAKTVSPEKLLEKAFAIRLFSRKEIQLLQMANEKALKQKGITVKQKRQFVHLAVHAENFHSEIVGVKEMRDIWSWVPERFALCQPLLLFSSLQHGYSLTRFYFQCEGHEPTLLLIKTTQKEVCGAYLSTDWSERNKFGGKLGFFGTGECFVFRLQPEVQRYEWVVIKHPELTKPVSLESTTILSSPCHSVSSDPADRLSPFLAARHFNLPSKTESLFMAGGNDCLIIEWKASPMVLERPLAGLRRDGSKTCPVQVEMLRSRRRAPRGQCWTAGSH; encoded by the exons ATGGACTCCCCGGGCTACAACTGCTTTGTGGACAGAGCTAAGATGGATGCCACTATCCAGGACCTGGGGCCCAAGGAGCTGAGCTGCACCGAGCTGCAGGAGCTGAAGCAGCTGGCGCGCCAGGGCTACTGGGCCCACAGCTACACCCTGCGGGGGAAGGTGTACCAGCGCCTGATCCGGGACATCCCCTGCCGCACGGTCACACCAGATGCCAGCGTGTACAGTGACATCATCGGCAAGATCGTGGGCAAGCACAGCAGTGGCAGCCTGCCCTTGCCCGAGTTTGTGGACAACACGCAGGTGCCCAGCTACTGCCTGAATACAAGGGGTGAGGGCGCCGTACGTAAGATCCTGCTGTGCATCGCCAACCAATTCCCTGATGTCTCCTTCTGCCCCGCGCTGCCTGCGGTCGTGGCCTTGCTGCTCCACTACAGCATCGACGAGGCCGAGTGCTTCGAGAAGGCCTGCCGCATCCTGGCCTGCAACGACCCCAGCAAGAAGCTAATCGACCAGAGCTTCCTGGCCTTCGAGTCTTCCTGCATGACGTTTGGGGACCTGGTGAACAAGTACTGCCAGGCAGCCCACAAGCTGATGGTGGCCGTTTCAGAGGACGTCCTGCAGGTCTATGCGGACTGGCAGCGCTGGCTGTTCGGGGAGCTGCCCCTCAACTACTTTGCTCGCGTCTTTGACGTCTTCCTGGTGGAAGGTTACAAGGTGCTGTACCGCGTGGCACTGGCAATCCTCAAATTCTTCCACAAGGTGAGAGCTGGGCAGCCGCTGGAATCAGACAACGTGAAGCAGGACATCCGCACCTTTGTCAAGGACATTGCCAAGACTGTGTCTCCTGAGAAGCTGCTGGAGAAAGCGTTTGCTATCCGCCTCTTTTCTCGGAAGGAGATTCAGCTCCTGCAGATGGCCAATGAGAAAGCTCTGAAGCAGAAGGGCATCACCGTCAAGCAGAAGAG ACAGTTTGTGCACCTGGCTGTTCACGCAGAGAACTTCCACTCAGAGATCGTCGGTGTGAAGGAGATGAGAGACATCTGGTCATGGGTCCCTGAGCGGTTCGCCCTCTGCCAGCCCCTCCTGCTCTTCTCTTCGCTGCAGCACGGGTACAGCCTGACCAG GTTCTATTTCCAGTGTGAAGGACACGAGCCCACCCTCCTGCTCATCAAGACCACACAAAAGGAG GTGTGTGGAGCTTACCTGTCAACAGACTGGAGTGAGAGAAACAAGTTTGGAGGCAAGCTGGGCTTCTTTGGGACCGGAGAATGCTTCGTGTTTAGG CTGCAGCCCGAGGTCCAGCGCTATGAGTGGGTGGTCATCAAACACCCGGAGCTGACCAAGCCTGTGTCCTTGGAGTCtaccaccattctgtcttcgCCCTGCCACTCTGTGTCCTCAGACCCTGCTGACCGCCTCTCGCCATTCCTGGCTGCTCGACACTTCAATCTGCCCTCCAAGACGGAGTCCTTGTTCATGGCTGGGGGCAATGACTGCCTCATCATAG AGTGGAAAGCCAGCCCCATGGTTTTAGAGAGGCCTCTGGCAGGTCTGCGCAGGGACGGCTCCAAGACTTGCCCTGTCCAAGTGGAGATGCTCAGGAGCAGAAGGAGAGCCCCTCGGGGGCAATGCTGGACAGCAGGCAGTCACTGA
- the TBC1D24 gene encoding TBC1 domain family member 24 isoform X1, whose protein sequence is MDSPGYNCFVDRAKMDATIQDLGPKELSCTELQELKQLARQGYWAHSYTLRGKVYQRLIRDIPCRTVTPDASVYSDIIGKIVGKHSSGSLPLPEFVDNTQVPSYCLNTRGEGAVRKILLCIANQFPDVSFCPALPAVVALLLHYSIDEAECFEKACRILACNDPSKKLIDQSFLAFESSCMTFGDLVNKYCQAAHKLMVAVSEDVLQVYADWQRWLFGELPLNYFARVFDVFLVEGYKVLYRVALAILKFFHKVRAGQPLESDNVKQDIRTFVKDIAKTVSPEKLLEKAFAIRLFSRKEIQLLQMANEKALKQKGITVKQKSVSLSKRQFVHLAVHAENFHSEIVGVKEMRDIWSWVPERFALCQPLLLFSSLQHGYSLTRFYFQCEGHEPTLLLIKTTQKEVCGAYLSTDWSERNKFGGKLGFFGTGECFVFRLQPEVQRYEWVVIKHPELTKPVSLESTTILSSPCHSVSSDPADRLSPFLAARHFNLPSKTESLFMAGGNDCLIIGGGGGQALYIDGDLNRGRTGHCDTFNNQPLCSENFLIAAVEAWGFQDPDTQ, encoded by the exons ATGGACTCCCCGGGCTACAACTGCTTTGTGGACAGAGCTAAGATGGATGCCACTATCCAGGACCTGGGGCCCAAGGAGCTGAGCTGCACCGAGCTGCAGGAGCTGAAGCAGCTGGCGCGCCAGGGCTACTGGGCCCACAGCTACACCCTGCGGGGGAAGGTGTACCAGCGCCTGATCCGGGACATCCCCTGCCGCACGGTCACACCAGATGCCAGCGTGTACAGTGACATCATCGGCAAGATCGTGGGCAAGCACAGCAGTGGCAGCCTGCCCTTGCCCGAGTTTGTGGACAACACGCAGGTGCCCAGCTACTGCCTGAATACAAGGGGTGAGGGCGCCGTACGTAAGATCCTGCTGTGCATCGCCAACCAATTCCCTGATGTCTCCTTCTGCCCCGCGCTGCCTGCGGTCGTGGCCTTGCTGCTCCACTACAGCATCGACGAGGCCGAGTGCTTCGAGAAGGCCTGCCGCATCCTGGCCTGCAACGACCCCAGCAAGAAGCTAATCGACCAGAGCTTCCTGGCCTTCGAGTCTTCCTGCATGACGTTTGGGGACCTGGTGAACAAGTACTGCCAGGCAGCCCACAAGCTGATGGTGGCCGTTTCAGAGGACGTCCTGCAGGTCTATGCGGACTGGCAGCGCTGGCTGTTCGGGGAGCTGCCCCTCAACTACTTTGCTCGCGTCTTTGACGTCTTCCTGGTGGAAGGTTACAAGGTGCTGTACCGCGTGGCACTGGCAATCCTCAAATTCTTCCACAAGGTGAGAGCTGGGCAGCCGCTGGAATCAGACAACGTGAAGCAGGACATCCGCACCTTTGTCAAGGACATTGCCAAGACTGTGTCTCCTGAGAAGCTGCTGGAGAAAGCGTTTGCTATCCGCCTCTTTTCTCGGAAGGAGATTCAGCTCCTGCAGATGGCCAATGAGAAAGCTCTGAAGCAGAAGGGCATCACCGTCAAGCAGAAGAG TGTTTCACTTTCCAAAAG ACAGTTTGTGCACCTGGCTGTTCACGCAGAGAACTTCCACTCAGAGATCGTCGGTGTGAAGGAGATGAGAGACATCTGGTCATGGGTCCCTGAGCGGTTCGCCCTCTGCCAGCCCCTCCTGCTCTTCTCTTCGCTGCAGCACGGGTACAGCCTGACCAG GTTCTATTTCCAGTGTGAAGGACACGAGCCCACCCTCCTGCTCATCAAGACCACACAAAAGGAG GTGTGTGGAGCTTACCTGTCAACAGACTGGAGTGAGAGAAACAAGTTTGGAGGCAAGCTGGGCTTCTTTGGGACCGGAGAATGCTTCGTGTTTAGG CTGCAGCCCGAGGTCCAGCGCTATGAGTGGGTGGTCATCAAACACCCGGAGCTGACCAAGCCTGTGTCCTTGGAGTCtaccaccattctgtcttcgCCCTGCCACTCTGTGTCCTCAGACCCTGCTGACCGCCTCTCGCCATTCCTGGCTGCTCGACACTTCAATCTGCCCTCCAAGACGGAGTCCTTGTTCATGGCTGGGGGCAATGACTGCCTCATCATAG GTGGAGGGGGAGGCCAGGCACTCTACATCGATGGGGACCTGAACCGGGGCCGCACGGGCCACTGCGACACTTTCAACAACCAGCCCCTCTGCTCTGAGAACTTCCTCATCGCTGCCGTGGAGGCCTGGGGCTTCCAAGACCCTGACACCCAGTGA
- the TBC1D24 gene encoding TBC1 domain family member 24 isoform X2, which yields MDSPGYNCFVDRAKMDATIQDLGPKELSCTELQELKQLARQGYWAHSYTLRGKVYQRLIRDIPCRTVTPDASVYSDIIGKIVGKHSSGSLPLPEFVDNTQVPSYCLNTRGEGAVRKILLCIANQFPDVSFCPALPAVVALLLHYSIDEAECFEKACRILACNDPSKKLIDQSFLAFESSCMTFGDLVNKYCQAAHKLMVAVSEDVLQVYADWQRWLFGELPLNYFARVFDVFLVEGYKVLYRVALAILKFFHKVRAGQPLESDNVKQDIRTFVKDIAKTVSPEKLLEKAFAIRLFSRKEIQLLQMANEKALKQKGITVKQKSVSLSKRQFVHLAVHAENFHSEIVGVKEMRDIWSWVPERFALCQPLLLFSSLQHGYSLTRFYFQCEGHEPTLLLIKTTQKEVCGAYLSTDWSERNKFGGKLGFFGTGECFVFRLQPEVQRYEWVVIKHPELTKPVSLESTTILSSPCHSVSSDPADRLSPFLAARHFNLPSKTESLFMAGGNDCLIIEWKASPMVLERPLAGLRRDGSKTCPVQVEMLRSRRRAPRGQCWTAGSH from the exons ATGGACTCCCCGGGCTACAACTGCTTTGTGGACAGAGCTAAGATGGATGCCACTATCCAGGACCTGGGGCCCAAGGAGCTGAGCTGCACCGAGCTGCAGGAGCTGAAGCAGCTGGCGCGCCAGGGCTACTGGGCCCACAGCTACACCCTGCGGGGGAAGGTGTACCAGCGCCTGATCCGGGACATCCCCTGCCGCACGGTCACACCAGATGCCAGCGTGTACAGTGACATCATCGGCAAGATCGTGGGCAAGCACAGCAGTGGCAGCCTGCCCTTGCCCGAGTTTGTGGACAACACGCAGGTGCCCAGCTACTGCCTGAATACAAGGGGTGAGGGCGCCGTACGTAAGATCCTGCTGTGCATCGCCAACCAATTCCCTGATGTCTCCTTCTGCCCCGCGCTGCCTGCGGTCGTGGCCTTGCTGCTCCACTACAGCATCGACGAGGCCGAGTGCTTCGAGAAGGCCTGCCGCATCCTGGCCTGCAACGACCCCAGCAAGAAGCTAATCGACCAGAGCTTCCTGGCCTTCGAGTCTTCCTGCATGACGTTTGGGGACCTGGTGAACAAGTACTGCCAGGCAGCCCACAAGCTGATGGTGGCCGTTTCAGAGGACGTCCTGCAGGTCTATGCGGACTGGCAGCGCTGGCTGTTCGGGGAGCTGCCCCTCAACTACTTTGCTCGCGTCTTTGACGTCTTCCTGGTGGAAGGTTACAAGGTGCTGTACCGCGTGGCACTGGCAATCCTCAAATTCTTCCACAAGGTGAGAGCTGGGCAGCCGCTGGAATCAGACAACGTGAAGCAGGACATCCGCACCTTTGTCAAGGACATTGCCAAGACTGTGTCTCCTGAGAAGCTGCTGGAGAAAGCGTTTGCTATCCGCCTCTTTTCTCGGAAGGAGATTCAGCTCCTGCAGATGGCCAATGAGAAAGCTCTGAAGCAGAAGGGCATCACCGTCAAGCAGAAGAG TGTTTCACTTTCCAAAAG ACAGTTTGTGCACCTGGCTGTTCACGCAGAGAACTTCCACTCAGAGATCGTCGGTGTGAAGGAGATGAGAGACATCTGGTCATGGGTCCCTGAGCGGTTCGCCCTCTGCCAGCCCCTCCTGCTCTTCTCTTCGCTGCAGCACGGGTACAGCCTGACCAG GTTCTATTTCCAGTGTGAAGGACACGAGCCCACCCTCCTGCTCATCAAGACCACACAAAAGGAG GTGTGTGGAGCTTACCTGTCAACAGACTGGAGTGAGAGAAACAAGTTTGGAGGCAAGCTGGGCTTCTTTGGGACCGGAGAATGCTTCGTGTTTAGG CTGCAGCCCGAGGTCCAGCGCTATGAGTGGGTGGTCATCAAACACCCGGAGCTGACCAAGCCTGTGTCCTTGGAGTCtaccaccattctgtcttcgCCCTGCCACTCTGTGTCCTCAGACCCTGCTGACCGCCTCTCGCCATTCCTGGCTGCTCGACACTTCAATCTGCCCTCCAAGACGGAGTCCTTGTTCATGGCTGGGGGCAATGACTGCCTCATCATAG AGTGGAAAGCCAGCCCCATGGTTTTAGAGAGGCCTCTGGCAGGTCTGCGCAGGGACGGCTCCAAGACTTGCCCTGTCCAAGTGGAGATGCTCAGGAGCAGAAGGAGAGCCCCTCGGGGGCAATGCTGGACAGCAGGCAGTCACTGA